The Plantactinospora sp. KBS50 sequence CCCGTACGCCGACACCACCGCCGCGGACCTCAGCCTGGCGCTCGACGGCCCGGTCCGACCGGCCCTGCACGTGCTGACCCTGGAGGTTCCCCCGGCGACGGTACGGCTGCGCCTGCTCGGAGCCTCCCATCAGGTCCTGATCGAGACGGCCGGTGCGAGCCGGTCGGAGACCGTCGCCTGCCTGCCCGGCCAACCGCCCGCGCTGCCGCGGGAGATGGAGACCGACGACGGCCGGTACCTGTTCCGCGCCCGCGTGCTCCGGCTGGAGC is a genomic window containing:
- a CDS encoding DUF2617 family protein; translated protein: MLVDLDTPYADTTAADLSLALDGPVRPALHVLTLEVPPATVRLRLLGASHQVLIETAGASRSETVACLPGQPPALPREMETDDGRYLFRARVLRLEPAELTDRVDTLRATLADDGYALLGVFPGDPCAVTALRLEPECDGHTLRWETWHSYPQTGELVHTETAVTLA